Within Vicia villosa cultivar HV-30 ecotype Madison, WI linkage group LG1, Vvil1.0, whole genome shotgun sequence, the genomic segment GGTCGAAGATCCCCACATTCATTCCGATTTACGTCTCCTAGACTCCACCGCCTCCGATTTCGTATTCACCATCACAAATACTTTATCCCAACAACTCTCTTCAGCCGACGAACTCTTCTCAAACGGAAAAATCATCCCATTGGAGATAAAAAACATTATCTCCAACGAAAGTATCCCTCCGCTAAAAAAGAGTCCGTCATCTGATAAATTCTCTGAGCCTATTCTGAAAACTCATCAGAAGAGGCTCAAAGAATTCCTATCAGATGAAACAGACACCGAAGACGAGAAACCAACCTCAACATCAACCTCATCCAAACATTTCTGGCAATTCAAAAGAAGTAGCAGTTTAAACATCGACACATCTCGACGAAGTACCTTGATACGATCCCTTCAATTCTTGTCAAGGAGCAATTCAACGGGTTCAGCGCCGAAtccaaagcaaacacagaagcagaATTTGCAGAAACAATCCTCTGTTTCAAGTAGTAGAAGATcttcgtcttcgtcttcaacttCAAGTACATATTATTTCTATAGTTCATCGTCATTGAAGAAATGTTCTAGTAATGGTGTTAGAATTAGTCCTGTTTTGAATCTACCGCAAAGTTATATTCCTAAAGCTACTGCAAGTTTTTTTGGATTTGGTTCATTGTTTTGTAAAGGGAAAAGtaagagaaaaaagaaatagaagaggtaattgaaattgatttttttttttatatttattttttcgttTCTTATTCATGATCTAATCGAATCCTATGGTTTTGGTTCATGTGTTATACCATGTGAGGCTAACTAATAAttgagataaaaaaaaaagtagaaagattaattttttttacactaaATGGATAGaaagaataaatattaatatatatttacaaaCTGTTAAAATgtatttcttttatctttcttaattttaaaagtaaaatgaaaaattaattttttttttgcatttgtttaagttttttagtgttttagtttaataaaatctatcaataaaattgtttaaaaataaaacatgacATGACtattaaatttgtttatttaaacAATGTCACGTTAGCAAAATTGAtctcaaatttaaataaaatgacaaaattCATTAGAAGTTAAAATTGGtaataacaattttatttttaaaaatggagACGTCaagattttattatttttaaaatagaaaaactaaAAGTGAATTTAAACTTTAAAAACATAAACTATCAATAGGTAGATTATcacttaaaatatataaatataataaataatcttttaaaaaatgtaattaaatgattaatttattaTAGATAAATTTGTTAACTAATTTAAAGACATATAAGTTTAATAAATTACTAAAAAATAGTTACATAATTCAAAGACTAATTTAGAGATATGATGATAATTTATGAGcttaatttatagttttattataTGGGAGTAAAttgtaattttgaaaaatgaaaactACAGTTGAAGGATGTGGAAATGGACAAAAAATAATACATGCATATCACTCACTATGTTTAGGGCCAAGGAGACAAATAAACAAGGAATCCTTCTTTAATGTTCACATCCCATGCTCTTTCCCTCttctattttgttgttgttgataattaCATGTGATTTCCTTTTGTTCATTTCAACATTGATTGGAGACTTGTGTTGGAGGCtttattaattttcattttgTATGCTCATAAGTTCATAACAACTGTGCAATGGACCCCATAATCttgttctttttgttttgttgtgcCATATGGACAAAACAGTTAAGTCAAAAAGAATAGGTTAGAAAAAGAAACCATTGATTAAAATATACACTCTTctcgattattattattataaataaagattttttttagattcattgaataatgaatgtatttgatcttttattagGCAGAGAAAGAGGGAGTATGTTCCCATagtttattactccctccgttttttattataagtcgttttagacttttcacacagtttaagaaaaataataattgttgtatgaaaatgagaaattatgaagatttttacaaaattatccttcattaatgacatatggaagataaatttatataattgaaaagagagagaataataaatatttaacgatataataggaaaaatagcattaattattcattggaattgtaaagcgacttatatttaaatataattttttttccaaaacgacttataataaaaaacggagggagtaattaatAACCACACTAATATTGCCATCTAGATTGTCTTTGAGGCATGCAAGACATGCAAACTTATTACACATAGTTCAAAGTTTATTAGAGTTAAATCTTAGATAAACAAGATTTTATAGAACACTTGTCACagataaaatgataaaatgattaaataaaaatttcaattattttgttGTGGTCAAATGTAACTAATCTATACCAGACATCCAATAATTTAAAAGAGTTTTGTCCATAATCCTAATTATTCTTGTTAATCTGGATCTAAAGCCTGCATGTttgttgtaaagaaaatgaaaaaaataatggaGGGAAGGAACAAAAAAGATGGAACTGACAAAAGTGTCTACAATGGACAACATCAAAAGAGGTTTTGTACCATAAAGATACTTTACCATGAACCGTTGGTGATGTTGTTTCAGTATCCATCATATAGTTTAGACCTTCATGTGTTTGAAAATTGAAATTGTTATATAATCTCTTGCATGCAATGGTGTTAATGCTATTTGTACTCTCTAATTGTCACATTTCAAAGATTGACCTATATGTCTCAATGTATCACAATTAATGTAATGGTGTTACTTAATGTTATAGTGACGGATACCTAAAtactaaattttgaattatattataCTAATGTCCAATAGTTAATAATACtatattctaaaataattttttttatcaaaaaacaaaaacaatttttttctatGTTACAGCTAATATTTTGATTACAACAAAAATTTTCAAAGTactatttttcatctttttaaatttttttttaataagcaattgaatataagatatcgcactaggggtgcaacccttacatcaaGAAAACACTAGAAAATTTTGTTACAAGATAAaggtaatttataccaatcataaaaagaAATCCTACTATGAGTCTCCCTATTACAACTCCACCTCCACgagaaaaacatgatgtttgatatcacctcatcaaaactaaaaataccGTTATCGAAAATAATtgtatttctcatcttccaaatACACCAAATTAGAGCTATCCATATTATGTTTAGGGTAGCTTTAATGTTGATGTTTTTCTCCTTTTCTTGAATGCTTCTAAAGTTCTTGAATTCCTCTAAAGAGATCTTAACTTCCTCGCCCAACCACGTGtaaattcttttccaaaccgcCTTTGTAACATGACATTGATAGAAAAGATGATCCAAGGATTCCGGATGAGTGGAGCAAAAAATACAATCTATGGAAGTGAGATTAGACACACCTCTATTGGCTAGTTGAACTTTAAGCGGTAGCCTATTGATGAAGAATCTCCAAGTGAAAATCTTGATCTTTGCCGGAATGGTAATCTTCCACATAATATACAACATGTTAATGATGGGAAGAGACCAAGCTAGCTCCTTTGCATTAGACACCAAAAGTGAAACACTAGACACCTTAAAGTCTCCGTTAGTGGTGAGGTTCCACCGAAACTCATCCGGTACCAAATTGTCCGACACTACACCTTGTAATAGCGCTTTTAGGTCCCTTACTTCTTCAACAACAACCGTGCTCATGACGGCGGGAAATAAGTTAAAAGCGTTTGGGGCCGGAGAGAAAGAGATATTCGTCCCGAAGATGTTTTCCAAGTTCCACATGATTACGCCGCTGTTCCAAGAAACAATGTCGCTCACCACACAAAGATTGTTGGTAGTACGATCAaacaaatgcggaaaagtaaCACGGAGCGGTTGATCGAtcaaccaacaactatgccaaaaaagaatatTCTCACCATTCTTGAACTCACAAGTAACCCAATCGGTGAACCCCTCACCCAAATCATCCTCTTTGAAATCATTAAGAATAATGTCTCTCCACCATCTAGAATCGTCCCGGTTTAGAAGATCCTTGCAAGAGGCAAGGACTTTTATCTTCGGGTTATGGTACCTCACATGAAAAAATCTACTCCATATTGCTTCGTCCTCCTttagaattctccacttccatttaagaAGAAGAGATTTATTCATTTCACCCACATCTCTAATGCCTAAACCACCTTTTTCTTTCGGTttgcaaacattctcccatttgaCCCAATGAGTGCCTCTTGATTTCACATTCCCACTCCACAAGAAGTTGCTTAGAAGACTTCTTATCTCTTGAATTATTATGTTCGGAGCTTTATAGAAGGAAAGGGTAAAAATAGGAATAGCATTAAGAACGGAACCAATAAGAGTCACCCTCCCTCCTATGGAAATGCTTCTTCCCTTCCACTTAGAAAGCCTTGATTTCAAGTTGTCGATCACTTCTTTCCATACTTTTTTCTTGTAAGCACCTTCGCCCACCCAAATACCAAGGAATTTAAACGGAAAACAACCTTTTTTGCAAGCTAAGAATGTTGTTGCTGACTTGAAGTACCAATCTCCTATGTGGGTTCCAAAAAGATTGCTTTTGTTAAAGTTGATCTTCAAACCGGAAACCAATTCAAATCCTCTCAACAACACTTTAAGACTCCAAAGATTGTCATAAGTTGGTTCGCCTAGGATGATagtatcatccgcgaattggaGAATATCCACAAAGTCCTCAGCACCATACTTGAACGGTTTAAAGTCTCCCACCGACACCGATTTCTTAGTTAAAGCGGTTAATCCTTCCATAGCAAGAACAAACAAGAAAGGTGAAATGGGGTCACCTTGGCGTAATCCTCTTTGAACCTTGAAGTCTTTTGTTGCACTTCCATTAACCAACACGGACATGTAGTTAGTAAAAATGCTAgattccatccatttcatccatcttCTTCCAAATCCCATCTTCTCCATTATTCATCTTAGGTAATTCCAAGAGATAGAATCATAAGCCTTTTTGAAATCAACTTTAAGTAATAAGCaccctttcttcttctttttagcccAATCAAGAATTTCGTTGACCATAAGAACCCCATCCATCATGCTTCTTCCCGGAACAAAAGCGGTTTGGTTAGGAGAAACCAATTTATCCACCACGCCCTTCATTCTTGCCGCTAACAACTTTGCAATAATCTTGTAAATACTCCCCACTAGACAAATAGGCCGATACTCAAACAAGTCTTGCGGATTCTTCTTTTTTGGAATAAGGGCAAGGAAGGAGGAATTTATGGATTTGACAAGAGTGCCTTTGTGATAAAAGTCATTGCAACATTTCATAACATCTTCCTTTAGGAGACACCAATATCTTTTGTAAAACTCCAAAGAGAATCCATCCGGCCCCGGGCTTTTGCTTCCATCACACGACCAAATTGCTTCCTTCACTTCGTTTTCCTCGAAAGGTTTATCTAAATCCGTAGATTCCTCCATAGACAAAGAGTTAAAGTTGATCCCCCTAAGCTCCGGCCTTATACGAATGCCTTCTTTGAAGAAGTCTTCGAAATGCTTGTGAATGAAATCTTTaacatcttctacctcttcaaaTCTACCCCCCGAAGTTTCAATGGAGCATatagaatttcttcttcttctttcttttaaaGAGTTGTGAAAGTAGCGAGTGTTATCATCTCCTTCGGAAAGCCATAGTTGTCTCGACTTTAGTCTAAGGATACCTTCTCTTTTATTCAAGTTGTCCCAAAAGTCCTCCGCCACTTTTATCCTTTTCAAAACCACCTCTTCCGGaacattacctgcaaaatgaacaaacaagtTATCTAAAGAATGCATCTCTTTCCTATCATTGTTAATTTTGAGGTCTATCCACCCGTATATGTTCTTGTTCCACCAAGCTAACCGGTTTTTGAGAGTTTTCATCTTTTCGACCAAGCAATAATCACCTCTTCCTTTGCACACAATCTTATTCCATTCCTCCTCCATAAAAACATCAAAATCCCCATGTTTTAACCACATATTATTGAATTTAAAAGGTTTAGGGCCCAATCCTTCCTATTGTCCTTCAACCAAATAGGAGCATGATCGAAGACCTCCCTCTCGCCAATATATTGACCCTCCACcttccaatcttcaacaaaaCAATCCCATAAAAGAAATCTATCAATCCTACTCATCGCCTTGCCATTACTTTTGAACCAAGTAAACTTGCCTCCTATTGTAGGAAGATCCACCAACTCCATATCCTCTATGAACTCTTTAAAAAACATTATCTCCCTCCTATAACTATAAATAGACCTACCAACTCTTTCTTCCAAAGAGGTGATAGAGTTGAAATCTCCTCCAATGCACCAAGAACCcttcaaatttttgtttttgaactcaCTTAACTTATCCCAAGTCCTTTTTCTCGTGTTTATGTCGCAAGAGGCATAAACATTGACAAAATAAATAAGTTTACATTCCTTCTCCACACAAAGGCCTAGGAATCCCTCACCTCTAAAGCTAAAGTTTAAGGTGAAGAAATCCTTTTTCCACATTGTTAGGATGCCTCCCGACGCCCCTATAGCTTCCGAATGCGATCACTCCACAAGATTACCTCCCCACATTTCTTTAACAACATTAGTCTCTATTCCACTTAACTTTGTCTCTTGAATAAAACAAACATCAACATCTCCTTTTTGAATGTGATAGCCGGCTCTTTTCCTCTTAGCCCTACTTCCACCTCCTCTCAAGtttattgagaaaataatcatGGAGATGCTTGATTATTGTTCCCTTTTGTCACCTCTTCCTCTTTGTTGTCTCTATGTTCCATTTCCCTTATTTTTGTGATTGGGTTGAATTTTTCGGAAATGTTCTTAATGCCCAACCTAACCATTGAGTTCCATAGCCCCTCCGCTGCCTTGTTCAGCACTCCATTAGAAATTCTTTTGTTGCAGTTATTGATATCATCACTAGAAATTGAGTCACAGGTTAAAGGTAAGCCTCCTGACAAATAATTTGACTTTAGGAAAAGTTTATTCTTGTTGGATTGAGAATTGGCCCCCAACAAAATAGGTTCTTTCCCATCGATAAAATGATTCTCCACTGGATATATGAAATTTTCCGCTTGATCCCCTAGGTCCAAAATCTCTCTAATTTTCTTCCTCTCTTTTTTGCAGTTTTTCACCCTTTGACAGTGTTCGTCAAAGCAAATAATctgttttcctttgttgttgcTTTCCCTCCTTTTGAAATTTTTATTCACTTTCTTGATTGGCACTACAAAGTTTTTCGAAgctttgaatttattttttatatatgtagTCCGCCCCTGCATGCATGCAAGTTCctcttccaaaactttctgtcCATCACTCTCCTCTTGGCCCACTAATTTGGTAAAGTGGCCCACTTCTTCAAAGATGACTTTTTCTTCCTCTTTTGTCGCTTTCCTATTTGCCAAATCATCCTCGCTTTTTTCTAGCACCAGCATGGGTCTACTTTCTCTCACCGCCACCTCATTGATAATGGGATTTGAATTAATCAATtggttattcaaaataaataaaccgCCTGGCCCCACCGCTTCGATGTTACCATTTAACGTTATCTTCCCACTTTCCTCTCTTTGCGTCTCTTCTACCCTGCTTAGGGTTTTCTCAGAAATGGTATCTGCTGTACTTTGACAACCTAAAGGTCTCAAAAGATTTGCAACCAAAAGGTCCTTGCAATTAATGTCTTCTGCTTGATTTCTCCTAATCTGACTTCCTTCTTCTCCCTTTTGCAGATTATCCGCTCCCTTGTCAACATCAACATTAAATTCGTGGTTCAGTTCCCCAAACTCTATTGTCCTGCGGTCCAAGCGGCGCCGCGATTGATCTTCGTCTCCGCCGTGTGAGTTCTGATAGGAGAACAAATCAACTACCGAAGTTGTGCTTGCTGAAGATAGTTTATCTTCTGAATCCCCTTTTTCCCAAATCTGTTCTTCGATGACAAGGATGTTGTGCCAGATTCCGTCCACGAGTGCCCTGATTCTCTTTCTTATGGTTTCCAGGTGATTTGTAAAAATCATAAGTTTGATTACATCCAATCTGTTGCATTTCTGCTTAAGACTTAATGGATTCATTATTTTCCCAATATATGCCAATAAGATGTTCATGAATCTTTCATTTCTGGTAAAACAGGGTACGCCGTAGATGGACACGAAAGCTACTCTAGCGCATTCTACATCAGTTGGCTTCCACTCCCTCACTTCAACAAACCAGAATTTTAGCCAATCTCCCCCTTCATTAATCAAAGTTTCCAGTTCTCCTTCTGCACTCTCTTCTAAGAGGCACAAATTTGGACTCAGAGCAGTTGCCTCTAT encodes:
- the LOC131610086 gene encoding protein MTL1-like translates to MAIELCSEISITPGISPRISFSHDLKSSTGSIPVEDPHIHSDLRLLDSTASDFVFTITNTLSQQLSSADELFSNGKIIPLEIKNIISNESIPPLKKSPSSDKFSEPILKTHQKRLKEFLSDETDTEDEKPTSTSTSSKHFWQFKRSSSLNIDTSRRSTLIRSLQFLSRSNSTGSAPNPKQTQKQNLQKQSSVSSSRRSSSSSSTSSTYYFYSSSSLKKCSSNGVRISPVLNLPQSYIPKATASFFGFGSLFCKGKSKRKKK